attctatatatttttttatttaaaagaaattcaCCACAAGAATAAAACTAATGCATAAAATTACTCAtctttttcatttcttctttcctcttttaattttctcttaacTCTTCTTACTTCTTCCTATATTTACCAAACTATTATTATTGTCGTTATCACTATCACCACCACTTCTATCTTGTTCTTTAGGTGattacaataaaatttaacttattGCTATTTACTAACTAGCGAATAAGCATAAATTTTAGGGCtttttcatgaaaaataattgagaatcctaacttattattttaattattctcattatttttaaataaaaaattttatttttttattatttttaatatttttaaaaaataacatacatatttaaactttttacttttttaagtATTAAGNtaataataataataatacttaaTTTCCAATTGTACCAACTTCACTGGAATAATTATATGGTAACATGATGAATAAGAGACAGAATTTGACACTTTGGAGAATATAGGTGGAAACACATGAAAGAGGACCTTAATTAGGTTAATGCTGATGCCATTGCTAAAAGATAAAAACACTGTTCCAATGCAAGCAACACCTGAAGAATTAAGGGGTAGGCTCCACTTTTGAattttaacataataataataaagtttaattattcggTTGGACTTTATAGtgttatcaaatttttaattaaatttttatatttttttaattaaatttttagattatttttaattttataattaattttttaatataaaaatattagaattaattgaatatttctTTGCAAATTGaaagtatttataattaaaaaattaattagatcTTTAATCGCATatattttgagagaaatattctattaattttatcgtttttgacataaaaatgatctaattacaaaattaaaaatagtatagagatctaattaaaaaaaaacttaattaaaattttgataaatctaTAGAGATgaacaaataattaaacctaataataatctaatctaatatatatattattggtgACAAGAATGAATGCTGAGGTAACACCAAATGAAGCAAATACAAGGCATTTGATGGCACCACAATAGTGTAAGATATATAAAAAGTATTACACAACAGTTCTTGAGATTTCATTGGATACCTTCATTTTTAGTTTCTTCTCTCATTACATACAGTGCTTGTTATGGTTATTACTTATTACTCCTCTAAATGATGATCCCACTATCACCACCACCCCCACCACCATTTGTCTCTTCTTTGGAAACTGTTacttatttctgttttctttcaCATTCatcatgaatttaatttttatataaataattaatggtatatatattatcatatcagcaaactaattattttttaaatttactacttataaaattatttaaaatgcaTGAATTTAATCTTTATATTGTTAGGACAtcgaaaacaaaaaagaatgtTTTAGTGTCTTTTTTTTGGGTAAATATTAAAGAGTATGTTATTCTCTTTGTGAATATACAAAAATGTCTTTCTCAATTCGTAACAAGTCAAATTGAGAGTGAAACGGATGGCTTGCGAATAAAGTTTGGATGAAGATTTAGGATAAACCTTTCTCATATttctaatatattataatatataattaagatttattatatatgtacaaTAAAATAGATGTGAATTAAACCCACATAGTCTCCTTTTTTAAAACTTTGTAAAACCACGGAGGCAATCACCTTAATTGATATTgtaatatatttgtttttcgTAAATTCTAtctgaaataaattaatttataaaacaaaTTGATTTTGTTGCGAGTAAAGTAAGATAGTAGGGACCAACGAACTATagttcaaatgacataattttttcGTACTCACATAAAAATTATAGATTTAAGTCTCacttctaatttaaaaaaaaaagtaaaatagtaAAACTACTGCGAATATGAAAGATTTTTAAGCTTCAGAggtgttttgtttattttagatttATAGTGTCAGAatagaaatatataaaagataagtgtcaataattaatttttgtataaacAGGCTAAAGGTACATCAAGGACTCCAAAATTTTGcaaaaatatttagtaacaaaaaaaattagctaaagttaataaaaacttattttatttagcatttattaattGCTGtcgtaattaataaataataaataaaataaatttttcactgtttttttttctagtattaccgagaattttgaatttcaccTTGACGTTCACCCAATAACACTAACCAAAACCAACATAACTGCCACTGCTAacataactaactaactaactgccactgatattttgatttttatttaattaataattatactaCTCCAATGCAAGCAAGCTAATTAAGAGAAAatcattattcaataattattattagatgGAGAAACAGTagacttttatatatatgtatatagttactttttaaatttcattattaaattctcaaataaattaaataatatttgaaccttttaattattttctatcaATGCAAGTATATTATCAAAGATTAAAAGCGTGTATTTTTCTGAAAAGACGTCCACcacttgttttttatttttatttttttgaggaTTATTCATACTTAATAACATAACTTAGCATTTTGAAAGAAATGATTCAAAATAGAATAGAAGTTGATCAaagcctttttttttaattcttagtAGATATATGTTTCTAATTAAACTCATCATACAGTTTCTTGTtgataaaaatcatataaaacaAAGAAGGAACTCATCACACAAGTAGATATATATCTAGTAGAGAATAGTATATAGTATATATCTTTATAATGTTCAAAATAGCCTCATTTTCATAACAATTCCCTAGAGTTAATTGAGTTATTGTTTGAGAATTCATCTCTACCACCGGAAaaaatggtggtggtggttgcaATTTGGAGTTTCGTGAACATTCGACGAAGATCGGAGACTTCTTCCTTAAGACACGCATTCTCTTGTAGTAACTTTTCATAAGACTCGGAGACACGATTGAGTTGATCAATAAGGTTGTGATTCTCGTTTCTGAGTCTCATAACCTGCGACCATAATTCATCCAAGTGCTTTTGCTTTCTCATCCTCGATCTTCGTGCCGATTCGCGGTTTGATATCATCCTCCTCTGCCTCCTCTCATCAATGATGTTGAGTTGATTCTCTTCAGCTTCATCCGAAGTTGTTGAATTACTACTAAGGTATGAAGGAGGAACAAGAAGTTcactattattactattataccCTAATGAATGTTGTAGGTAGTAACTTGGAAATTGGGTTAAGAGGGTGTttaggttaatgtttgagatatCATTTTGTAATAAGGTAAAGTTTGGTGGAAATAAGACTTGGTTTTCTTGTGATAGGTAGAAGTTATGAAGATTACTCATCTCACTAGGAACCATGCCTTCaatattaatgaattttattccAAAAAAGTGGTATCAAATATGGTGATTTTTGTGTTGAGGATTGTATATATGGTTTTGCTTAGAGGGTTGAGATGATAGGAGAATGCAATGGTAGCtagtgtgatgagaattgtgtTGGATTTATAGGAGGTTTAGGATTAGAGAAAAGTGGGCCAGCAAATTTTTATttgaggaaaaataaaaaagcaaaagaaattaaaagaaagaaaagaggcaTGTATAGTGctactttaatttcaataattattattttggatGTTGCTTCTGAATTCTCTAGTAGTGTAATCATGTGGTGGTGCATGCTCTTAGAGCATCATGGATGAATGATCttgatattttttagtttgataatgttaaaagagataaaaaaatcgtaacttgttttatttagtatttattaattatggttatattaataaatattaaataagataaattttagttatttttatttgtttttttattattaaatatttttgtttttagttatgcttaaaggtaaattattaattaatagtacacaaaaagaaaatcatttatcaaaagtagataataattttttgaaaatttattaattatataacactcaatattttgtaaaatattacCCTCTTTTACATATATATGAGATATGAGATAGTGATATAGTGATCTCCCCTTTAGAGAGATAAGtataaacataataaattaaaaaaatggtaCATGTATTGTCTATATACTTTcccttataatttaaaaagaaataatttacTAATGcattttggcacaagattataATAAAAGCTAGCCTACTATGATAAAGAGAAGTGGATAATGTAGTGGGTTGGGAGGAATATAGTGCTTATAAATTCcatgaataatttaattatttaattaactgAAGAAATGAAATAGTTAACCTAAGAAAGGTGCCAATTAAGGTCAATCCCatatatataagaatttaatgttttttttcttattataagGATCCTATTCCCAACTCCTTCAGAGGCATATATAATtctgaaaattaatttaaaattcttttgtAGCCAATAACTCCTTTTAATAGATGACGCAATGAAGGCCAGTTTAAAAGGTAATAATCTATCTTAATTGGAATTGAGATTTGATgatcatttaatttaattataattgtgATGACTCATAAGCCACTGACATGTATGTACGAATTGGAGGGACCCATGCAAGATGGTTGGATTGAAatgagttttatttttatatataaattgtttttatcaataattaattagttaattactaGTATTTGCAATTTATTAGATTTTAACCTATACTTATGATTTTTCAATGGTTGAGCCTTCAATTATTTTGACAGATTCATCGACCAATTATGTTGCAAGAAAAAATATCGTTTACCGGTTTTATCATTTTGGTAGTTGTTTTTTTTATGAGAAAGTATAGGGGACCAATGATCTaagtgtacaatgtgtacaatgaaggtttagaaagtattagagatatgattattagtgttacattgtcctATTAGGTTacgtttttgggatgagtggtctTAGGACATGGTATTTGAGTTTCATATctgaaaggtcaagagttcgaaCTTTGGTGAACCAAAAATTAGCTTTTAATaacatgagatgtttattatccggATGGTTATCCCTAGTAtaggtgatgttcattttattcataaacCAAAGATTTAacctattgtacacattgtacgtttaggccattggctccctagcactattctttttttattagattttatcaCTACCACACATTGCATGATTATCGACGGAACgttactaaaaaattatttattacacGCGAATATTTTCGGCAGATTTTATTTCATAGAAATATGGACAAATTTTGCGAGAGAATTTTTGGTGGGAACAAAA
The genomic region above belongs to Arachis duranensis cultivar V14167 unplaced genomic scaffold, aradu.V14167.gnm2.J7QH unplaced_Scaffold_165934, whole genome shotgun sequence and contains:
- the LOC127743966 gene encoding basic leucine zipper 43-like, with protein sequence MVPSEMSNLHNFYLSQENQVLFPPNFTLLQNDISNINLNTLLTQFPSYYLQHSLGYNSNNSELLVPPSYLSSNSTTSDEAEENQLNIIDERRQRRMISNRESARRSRMRKQKHLDELWSQVMRLRNENHNLIDQLNRVSESYEKLLQENACLKEEVSDLRRMFTKLQIATTTTIFSGGRDEFSNNNSINSRELL